From the Lolium rigidum isolate FL_2022 chromosome 2, APGP_CSIRO_Lrig_0.1, whole genome shotgun sequence genome, one window contains:
- the LOC124689202 gene encoding uncharacterized protein LOC124689202: protein MARAEITDARAALAATRTEMAAPLADGVIHDIATADDDDVPGLFKCTGDQQTDFGQKARGSLLNATKREKRSAQEPAAMVLEEFFGHLLGKKGWGDGAMRDLELSLRAKGPVHPVYDLMLERCCMFADFGRLLGYAFSATGVGCLATSFLARHRAPYLPSQSVMQVLLAVPPRHVILMAGCACACLPVKTKMDYYDLQLGFAKSVLKSGDERTKTELAKIILNKHSDDKSLVEAVKRHFVVDHVFSDQHQEKPPLLRWRERGTYLDGTLLEEMKEYEEELKENKAKLQKLKKELEALLKRMMKYEANNSDDEAESSVNVGLFQEDPLACILGTPGNNKEMGDRQTL from the exons ATGGCCAGGGCGGAAATCAccgacgccagggcggcgctcgcggcgacgCGGACGGAGATGGCGGCCCCACTCGCGGAcggcgtcatccacgacatcgccaccgCTGACGACGACGATGTACCTGGCCTCTTCAAATGCACTGGCGACCAGcag ACAGATTTTGGTCAAAAAGCGCGCGGCAGCCTGCTGAATGCGACGAAGCGGGAAAA GCGTAGCGCGCAGGAGCCGGCGGCGATGGTTCTGGAGGAGTTCTTCGGCCACCTCCTGGGCAAG AAGGGCTGGGGCGACGGGGCGATGCGAGATCTGGAGCTCTCCCTGCGTGCCAAG GGCCCGGTGCACCCGGTGTACGACCTCATGCTCGAGAGGTGCTGCATGTTCGCCGACTTCGGGCGCCTCCTGGGCTACGCCTtctcagccaccggcgtaggatgcCTCGCTACGTCGTTTCTTGCAAGACATCGCGCGCCCTATCTACCCTCTCAATCTGTCA TGCAAGTATTGCTCGCGGTTCCGCCTCGGCATGTAATACTCATGGCTGGCTGCGCTTGCG CTTGTttgcccgtgaagacgaagatggACTATTACGATCTCCAGCTTGGGTTTGCAAAGTCCGTTCTGAAATCTGGAGATGAGCGCACCAAGACGGAGCTTGCCAAAAT AATCCTGAATAAGCATAGCGATGACAAATCACTGGTTGAAGCTGTGAAGAGGCACTTCGTAGTTGACCACGTGTTCAGTGATCAGCACCAAGAGAAACCGCCGCTTCTCCGGTGGCGCGAACGTGGTACATACTTGGACGGCACTTTGCTGGAGGAGATGAAGGAGTATGAAGAAGAGCTGAAGGAGAATAAAGCAAAGCTGCAAAAGTTAAAGAAGGAGCTTGAAGCATTGCTGAAAAGGATGATGAAGTATGAAGCAAACAACTCTGATGATGAGGCTGAATCAAGTGTAAACGTT GGATTATTTCAGGAGGATCCACTGGCTTGTATTCTTGGCACTCCAGGGAACAACAAGGAGATGGGAGATCGACAAACCCTCTGA